A genomic window from Deltaproteobacteria bacterium includes:
- the mobB gene encoding molybdopterin-guanine dinucleotide biosynthesis protein B: protein MKQIPAVAIVGNSGAGKTTLLEQLIPALKGKGIRVGVVKHDAHRFDIDHPGKDSHRFTAAGADTMVITSKEKLAMVKRHAASPPIEELLERYFSDMDLVLVEGFRGSSLPKIEVHRKEFRRALICRGERNDPGLAAVASDEPLDLDVPVLDLNDPGVIAEFIASLL, encoded by the coding sequence ATGAAGCAGATTCCTGCGGTCGCCATCGTCGGGAATTCCGGGGCAGGGAAGACGACGTTGCTGGAGCAACTCATCCCCGCGTTGAAGGGAAAAGGGATTCGGGTGGGGGTGGTCAAGCACGACGCCCACCGGTTCGACATCGACCACCCGGGGAAGGACAGCCACCGGTTCACCGCGGCGGGCGCCGACACGATGGTGATCACTTCGAAGGAGAAGCTGGCGATGGTGAAGCGGCACGCCGCCTCGCCCCCCATTGAGGAACTCCTCGAGCGCTACTTCAGCGACATGGATCTCGTCCTCGTCGAGGGATTCCGGGGGAGCTCCCTCCCAAAGATCGAGGTCCACCGGAAGGAATTCCGCCGCGCGCTCATCTGCCGCGGCGAACGGAACGATCCCGGCCTGGCGGCGGTGGCCAGCGACGAACCGCTCGACCTGGACGTCCCCGTCCTCGACCTGAACGACCCCGGTGTGATCGCGGAGTTCATCGCGTCGCTCCTGTAA
- a CDS encoding molybdenum cofactor guanylyltransferase, producing the protein MIRRATTAPKAEDISAAILAGGTSRRMGTDKALLLHGGKPLIQWVSEAVAEVFGNVFLVTSDPARLAVPWIPAVPDRITGQGPLGGIDAALRHAPTEFTFITGCDMPYLSPAVLRYLAARAHGCDLVIPSGPNGLEPLCAIYGKGCLPYVEEALDAGQRNVFRLIDQVHALVVPAVEIATVDPEFLSFLNVNTPDDYRRLKKNR; encoded by the coding sequence GTGATCCGGCGCGCAACAACGGCTCCAAAGGCTGAGGATATCTCCGCCGCCATCCTGGCCGGTGGCACGTCCCGGCGGATGGGGACGGACAAGGCGCTCCTTCTCCACGGCGGCAAACCACTGATCCAGTGGGTGAGCGAGGCCGTGGCGGAGGTCTTCGGGAACGTCTTCCTCGTGACGAGCGATCCGGCACGGCTCGCGGTCCCTTGGATACCCGCGGTTCCCGACCGGATCACGGGGCAGGGACCCCTTGGAGGAATCGACGCCGCCCTCCGGCATGCCCCGACGGAGTTCACCTTCATCACCGGATGCGACATGCCCTATCTTTCACCGGCCGTTCTCCGTTACCTTGCCGCGCGGGCGCATGGATGCGACCTCGTCATCCCATCCGGGCCCAACGGCCTGGAGCCCCTCTGTGCCATCTACGGGAAGGGATGCCTGCCTTACGTGGAAGAGGCTCTGGACGCCGGCCAACGGAACGTGTTCCGCCTGATCGACCAGGTCCATGCCCTGGTCGTCCCTGCGGTGGAAATCGCGACCGTGGACCCGGAATTCCTCTCGTTTCTAAACGTAAATACGCCGGACGATTACAGGCGACTGAAAAAAAATCGATAA
- a CDS encoding putative sulfate/molybdate transporter — protein sequence MKGDTAAPLLRFDRGEISGSLGDLGTFLPLTLGYITQCGLSPAPVFFFAGLWNVATGLLFRLPIPVQPMKAIAAAAIAEGMTPPQIAAAGIIMGAFLLVAGIVPGAGKIFALTPKAVVRGIQLGIGLKLFLGGIGLLSVLPPLGWDSVAVGCAAIGLIVLSYFRQRIPAALLLFLGGLLLLGVFRQDLFHDMRLTVWSPFLVLPRRADWVIGFTKGAVAQLPLTLLNSVVAVCALSGDLFPGKKVPETAMARSVGVMNLVSCWLGGMPLCHGAGGLASQYRFGARTGGSVVALGTVKMAVGLFAAGAFLLPLQEFPRSILGAMLVFAGLELSLPARDTGTREDFLVCLLTAGLILAVNVTLGFLAGVLLWAIFRRWNGDPARNNGSKG from the coding sequence ATGAAGGGTGATACGGCCGCTCCCCTCTTGCGGTTCGACCGGGGGGAGATCTCCGGTTCGCTGGGGGACCTGGGGACCTTCCTCCCCCTGACCCTCGGGTACATCACGCAGTGCGGGCTCTCCCCGGCGCCCGTCTTTTTCTTCGCCGGGCTCTGGAACGTGGCTACGGGGCTTCTCTTCCGTCTACCGATCCCGGTCCAGCCGATGAAAGCGATCGCGGCTGCGGCCATCGCGGAAGGGATGACTCCTCCCCAGATCGCAGCGGCGGGGATCATCATGGGAGCGTTTCTCCTCGTCGCGGGAATCGTCCCGGGTGCGGGGAAAATCTTCGCGCTCACGCCGAAAGCGGTGGTCCGCGGGATCCAGCTGGGGATCGGGCTGAAACTCTTCCTCGGGGGGATCGGCCTGCTGTCCGTCCTTCCGCCCCTTGGGTGGGACAGCGTCGCCGTGGGTTGCGCGGCAATCGGGCTGATCGTCCTGTCGTATTTCCGACAGCGGATCCCGGCCGCGCTCCTCCTCTTCCTCGGCGGTCTCCTGCTGCTCGGCGTTTTCCGCCAGGACCTGTTCCATGACATGCGGCTCACCGTGTGGTCGCCCTTCCTGGTCCTTCCCCGCCGCGCCGACTGGGTCATCGGGTTCACCAAGGGGGCGGTTGCTCAGCTTCCCCTCACGTTGCTCAACTCGGTCGTCGCCGTCTGCGCCCTGTCCGGCGACCTGTTCCCGGGGAAGAAGGTCCCCGAAACGGCGATGGCGCGCTCCGTCGGCGTGATGAACCTCGTTTCGTGCTGGTTGGGTGGGATGCCGCTGTGCCACGGGGCGGGAGGATTGGCCAGTCAGTACCGGTTCGGGGCGCGCACGGGAGGGTCGGTCGTCGCCCTCGGCACGGTGAAGATGGCGGTCGGGCTGTTCGCCGCGGGCGCCTTCCTGCTGCCGCTCCAGGAATTTCCCCGAAGCATCCTCGGGGCGATGCTGGTCTTCGCGGGTCTCGAACTGTCGCTCCCGGCGAGGGACACCGGCACACGGGAAGATTTCCTCGTCTGCCTGCTCACGGCGGGGCTCATCCTGGCGGTGAACGTCACCCTCGGGTTCCTCGCGGGGGTTCTTTTATGGGCGATCTTCCGGAGGTGGAACGGTGATCCGGCGCGCAACAACGGCTCCAAAGGCTGA